In Pseudoalteromonas sp. MM1, a single window of DNA contains:
- a CDS encoding DUF5677 domain-containing protein: MSSGKVDDWVGLLKFRDEKFKSLSHSNLQEKYILALCIRVTELCLDAVILLNNHRMSSVPIVLRSALESYADLQCCIKDISHPKINKTPILILQFSKRSTRLLSV; the protein is encoded by the coding sequence ATGAGTTCTGGTAAGGTAGATGATTGGGTAGGTTTACTAAAGTTTCGAGATGAAAAATTTAAGTCTTTAAGCCATAGTAACTTGCAAGAGAAATACATTCTCGCTTTGTGTATAAGAGTTACTGAATTATGCTTAGATGCAGTAATACTTTTGAATAATCATAGAATGTCATCGGTTCCTATTGTCCTTCGTTCAGCTTTAGAATCGTATGCCGATCTTCAATGTTGTATAAAAGATATTAGTCACCCAAAAATAAACAAGACACCCATCTTAATTTTGCAGTTTAGCAAACGTAGTACTAGGCTTTTATCAGTATAA
- a CDS encoding IS110 family transposase, whose protein sequence is MNKHSILFIGLDTHKEFNEVAYIEEHRGAQPVHLGRISSSKVAVQKLVRQFESKYPGATLHFVYEAGPCGYWIYRLITSLGHCCYVVAPSLIPKKPGEKIKTDKRDALKLAKLLKSEDLTPIYVPEPEDEAVRDLSRAREVAMKDLKDAKYQLKALLLRNNINYKGTANWSQKHLRWLTELVLPHPAQHIVLQEFLHTITERISRLERLDNELTHHVHQWRYYPVVKAIQAMRGVRLLVATGVVAELGDLSRFDHPRKLMSYLGLVPSEHSSGGKRHIGAITKCGNGRARRLLVEGAHTYRYAANISTDMQKRQEGLPKDIIDIAWKAQLRLCKRYKKMIAKGKHSNLVVTAIAREMIAYIWAIAKEVVLTPVNTKLRLARVPA, encoded by the coding sequence ATGAACAAACATAGCATACTTTTTATCGGACTTGATACACATAAAGAATTCAATGAAGTCGCCTATATTGAAGAACATAGAGGCGCGCAACCCGTTCATCTTGGCCGAATTTCTTCTTCCAAAGTGGCCGTTCAAAAGCTTGTTCGTCAGTTTGAATCCAAATACCCTGGCGCAACGCTACACTTTGTCTATGAAGCAGGCCCTTGTGGTTATTGGATTTACCGATTAATTACCAGCCTTGGCCATTGCTGTTATGTGGTTGCACCCTCTCTTATTCCTAAAAAGCCAGGTGAGAAGATTAAAACCGATAAACGTGATGCCCTTAAGCTTGCTAAATTACTCAAATCTGAAGATTTAACACCTATTTATGTTCCTGAGCCTGAAGATGAAGCTGTACGCGATTTATCTCGTGCTCGCGAAGTAGCCATGAAGGATTTAAAAGATGCTAAATATCAGTTAAAAGCGTTGCTGCTTCGCAATAATATTAATTATAAAGGCACCGCAAATTGGTCACAAAAACATTTACGTTGGCTCACTGAGCTTGTGTTGCCACATCCCGCGCAGCACATCGTCTTACAAGAGTTTTTACACACAATTACTGAACGAATAAGCCGACTTGAGCGGCTAGACAATGAGCTAACACATCACGTCCATCAATGGCGCTATTATCCTGTAGTAAAAGCAATACAAGCTATGCGAGGTGTTCGCTTGTTGGTCGCCACCGGCGTTGTTGCTGAGCTTGGCGATTTATCGCGCTTCGACCACCCCCGCAAATTAATGAGTTATCTTGGTCTTGTACCTAGTGAGCACTCGAGTGGTGGCAAACGCCATATTGGCGCCATCACAAAATGCGGAAACGGCCGAGCGAGGCGCCTTCTCGTTGAAGGTGCACACACTTATCGATATGCAGCAAATATATCAACAGATATGCAAAAACGACAAGAAGGTTTACCAAAAGACATTATTGATATTGCATGGAAAGCACAGCTTAGGCTCTGCAAGCGCTATAAAAAAATGATAGCCAAAGGGAAACATTCCAACCTGGTTGTCACCGCCATTGCTCGAGAAATGATTGCATACATATGGGCAATTGCAAAAGAAGTGGTGCTAACGCCAGTAAATACAAAACTTAGATTGGCAAGAGTACCCGCATGA
- a CDS encoding DUF6794 domain-containing protein has protein sequence MKFLVASLLIFILVGCASKPTKEVEAINNSEIPQTCEGAIKKVAESLDDDSIKTLKETKKEDLILFHMSWGMGIRNSYGLWSENSPIRKSCAKSIGEQDMHPDNASGIIMDGVWEIINGANM, from the coding sequence ATGAAATTTTTAGTTGCATCGTTACTAATATTTATCCTTGTTGGCTGTGCTTCGAAGCCAACCAAAGAAGTGGAAGCCATTAATAATTCTGAGATCCCACAAACCTGTGAAGGCGCAATTAAGAAAGTGGCTGAAAGCCTCGATGACGATAGCATCAAGACTCTCAAGGAAACGAAAAAGGAAGATTTGATTTTGTTTCATATGTCCTGGGGCATGGGGATAAGAAATAGCTATGGCTTGTGGTCGGAAAACTCCCCAATTAGAAAATCTTGCGCTAAATCGATTGGAGAGCAAGACATGCACCCCGACAATGCATCTGGGATAATCATGGACGGAGTTTGGGAGATTATTAATGGCGCCAACATGTAA